A genomic segment from Pseudomonas mendocina encodes:
- the motA gene encoding flagellar motor stator protein MotA, whose amino-acid sequence MAKIIGIIVVFGCVFGGFMLSGGKLMALVHPFEVMIIGGAALGAFLQANPGSMFMTVFKKSLSMFGSRFTHAYYLEVLKLLYEILNKSRREGMMAIEADVEDPNASPIFSKYPGVLKDARMTAFICDYLRIMSSGNMAPHELEGLFDMELASLKEEVEHPAHAVAKVADGMPAMGIVAAVLGIVITMSILAEADNAQIGEKVGTALVGTFLGILASYGFFGPLSGALEHDAKEELNLYEAIKATLVASASGMPPTLAVEFGRKVLYPAHRPSFSELEQAMRGN is encoded by the coding sequence ATGGCAAAAATCATAGGCATCATTGTCGTATTCGGCTGCGTCTTCGGCGGGTTCATGCTCTCGGGCGGGAAGCTGATGGCATTGGTCCATCCCTTCGAAGTTATGATCATTGGCGGCGCAGCGCTGGGCGCATTCCTGCAGGCCAACCCGGGCAGTATGTTCATGACCGTGTTCAAGAAGTCGCTGAGCATGTTCGGCAGCCGCTTCACCCATGCCTACTACCTGGAAGTGCTCAAGCTGCTGTACGAGATCCTCAACAAGAGTCGTCGCGAGGGCATGATGGCCATCGAGGCCGATGTCGAGGACCCCAACGCCAGCCCGATCTTCAGCAAGTACCCCGGAGTCCTCAAGGACGCGCGCATGACGGCGTTCATCTGTGACTACCTGCGCATCATGTCCTCCGGGAACATGGCCCCGCACGAGCTCGAAGGGTTGTTCGACATGGAGCTGGCCAGTCTCAAGGAGGAAGTGGAGCACCCTGCGCACGCGGTGGCCAAGGTCGCCGACGGCATGCCGGCCATGGGTATCGTTGCCGCGGTATTGGGCATCGTGATCACCATGTCGATTCTGGCCGAGGCGGACAACGCCCAGATTGGTGAGAAGGTGGGTACGGCGCTGGTCGGTACCTTCCTCGGCATTCTCGCTTCCTACGGCTTCTTCGGCCCGCTTTCCGGCGCGCTGGAGCATGACGCCAAGGAAGAGCTGAACCTCTATGAGGCGATCAAGGCGACGCTGGTCGCTTCCGCTTCGGGCATGCCGCCGACCCTGGCTGTCGAGTTCGGACGCAAGGTGCTGTATCCGGCGCATCGCCCGAGCTTCAGCGAGCTCGAGCAGGCCATGCGCGGCAACTAA
- the motB gene encoding flagellar motor protein MotB, whose product MENNQPIIVKRVKKAAGGHHGGAWKIAFADFATAMMAFFLVMWLMSSATPEQKRAISGYFQDPIGFTESASPYAIDLGGTPTPAPERTLNPDVSETPESQPDETGVSTDQIETLAEKMEQERLELLLQELQNKVEENPELQRFKDQILFEITQDGLRIQIMDAENRPMFALGSAELQPYFEDILLAMADTIRAVPNKISISGHTDAKPFAGRGDFGNWELSSNRANAARRTLVAGGYPDEQVARVVGYASSALFDRADPFNPVNRRIDIVVLTKKAQRAIEGAQGAGAEPAAQEQAPAGAPPAPPADALPADQLRERLNIFESGGSPLDQLNNQ is encoded by the coding sequence ATGGAAAATAACCAACCCATCATCGTCAAGCGGGTCAAGAAGGCTGCGGGCGGGCACCATGGTGGCGCCTGGAAGATCGCTTTTGCCGACTTCGCGACCGCCATGATGGCGTTCTTTCTGGTGATGTGGCTGATGTCATCGGCCACGCCGGAGCAAAAACGCGCGATCTCCGGTTACTTCCAGGACCCCATCGGCTTTACCGAAAGTGCCAGCCCCTACGCCATCGACCTGGGTGGGACGCCGACGCCGGCACCGGAGCGTACGCTCAATCCGGATGTTTCCGAGACGCCGGAGAGTCAGCCGGACGAGACGGGCGTCAGCACCGATCAGATCGAGACCCTGGCCGAGAAGATGGAGCAGGAGCGCCTGGAGCTGCTGTTGCAGGAATTGCAGAACAAGGTCGAGGAAAACCCCGAGCTGCAGCGTTTCAAGGATCAGATCCTGTTCGAGATCACCCAGGATGGCTTGCGCATTCAGATCATGGATGCCGAGAACCGGCCGATGTTCGCCCTTGGCAGTGCAGAGCTGCAGCCCTACTTCGAAGACATCCTGCTGGCGATGGCCGACACCATTCGAGCGGTGCCGAACAAGATCAGCATCAGCGGCCATACCGATGCCAAGCCCTTCGCCGGGCGGGGTGATTTCGGCAACTGGGAGCTGTCATCCAACCGCGCCAATGCCGCAAGGCGCACGCTGGTGGCCGGTGGATATCCGGACGAGCAGGTGGCGCGGGTGGTCGGATACGCCTCGTCGGCGTTGTTCGACCGAGCGGACCCGTTCAATCCCGTCAATCGACGCATCGATATCGTCGTACTGACCAAGAAAGCGCAGCGTGCGATCGAGGGCGCGCAGGGCGCCGGTGCCGAGCCGGCAGCCCAAGAGCAGGCGCCTGCCGGAGCCCCACCAGCGCCGCCCGCTGATGCGTTACCAGCCGATCAGTTGCGTGAACGGCTGAACATCTTCGAGAGTGGTGGCAGCCCGCTCGACCAGCTGAACAATCAGTAA
- the rsgA gene encoding small ribosomal subunit biogenesis GTPase RsgA, with protein sequence MAKRQLNRRQSWRIEKIQGERAARAAKRESRAVEALEGGDLGPEQTGLVIAHFGVQVEIEGLQGELAGQVFRCHLRANLPPLVTGDQVVWRPGNQGDGVIVAQLPRNSELCRPDMRGQLKPVAANVDQIVIVFAPLPEPHANLIDRYLVAAEHAGIPPLLLLNKADLIDEQNQVVLDALLKVYRQLEYPLLEVSAHQGDGMEQLRKRLDGHVSVFVGQSGVGKSSLVNGLLPGVDTRVGALSELTGKGTHTTTTARLFHFPGGGQLIDSPGIREFGLGHVSRDDVEAGFIEFHDLLGRCRFRDCKHDREPGCALLQALEDGRVQPQRMASYRHIIASLPEDDY encoded by the coding sequence ATGGCCAAACGCCAACTCAACCGCCGCCAGAGCTGGCGCATCGAAAAGATTCAAGGCGAACGCGCCGCCCGCGCGGCCAAGCGCGAATCACGAGCCGTGGAAGCACTGGAAGGCGGCGACCTGGGCCCGGAGCAGACCGGCCTGGTGATCGCTCACTTTGGCGTACAGGTGGAAATCGAAGGTCTGCAGGGCGAACTGGCCGGCCAGGTGTTTCGCTGCCACCTGCGCGCCAACCTGCCGCCATTGGTCACGGGTGATCAGGTGGTCTGGCGCCCCGGCAACCAGGGCGACGGCGTGATCGTCGCGCAACTGCCGCGCAACAGCGAACTGTGCCGCCCCGACATGCGCGGTCAGCTCAAGCCGGTGGCGGCCAACGTCGACCAGATCGTCATCGTCTTCGCCCCCTTGCCCGAACCCCACGCCAACCTGATCGACCGCTATCTGGTAGCCGCCGAGCATGCCGGCATTCCTCCGCTGCTGCTGCTGAACAAAGCCGATCTGATCGACGAACAGAACCAGGTGGTGCTGGACGCCCTGCTCAAGGTTTATCGACAGCTGGAGTATCCACTGCTGGAAGTCTCGGCCCATCAGGGCGATGGCATGGAACAACTGAGAAAGCGCCTGGATGGCCACGTCAGCGTATTCGTCGGCCAGTCCGGGGTCGGCAAATCATCCTTGGTCAACGGCCTGCTGCCTGGCGTGGATACCCGCGTCGGCGCGCTGTCGGAACTGACCGGCAAGGGCACGCACACCACCACCACCGCGCGGCTGTTCCACTTCCCCGGTGGCGGTCAGCTGATCGACTCACCCGGTATCAGGGAATTCGGCCTGGGCCATGTCAGCCGCGACGACGTGGAGGCAGGCTTCATCGAATTCCATGACCTGCTCGGCCGCTGCCGCTTTCGTGACTGCAAGCACGACCGCGAGCCAGGCTGCGCATTGCTGCAGGCCCTGGAGGACGGTCGCGTACAGCCACAACGCATGGCCAGCTACCGGCACATCATTGCCAGCCTACCGGAAGACGATTACTGA
- a CDS encoding class I SAM-dependent methyltransferase → MTTDGERTVLRLPVLRALLAQGVAVALVVVLVYLLALLPWRMSLFSVALLQGVLAAAIGWRLGLSRWWLWINLAFLPTLLLVQRADLPAWLFLLGFVLLLLINWNSLREQVPLYLSGRKAQQRLQQCLSELEQPMRFVDLGCGTAGALLGLARQFPRGQFVGVETAPLLFLLAWLRCLFQENCSIRYRSLWQVDLGEFDVVYCFLSPVPMPRLWAKAQAEMHAGSWLVSNTFDIPGVPADRLLEVNEGRQTSLFLWRIKDAPISARIGP, encoded by the coding sequence ATGACGACTGACGGGGAAAGAACGGTGTTGCGGCTGCCTGTGTTGCGCGCGCTCCTGGCGCAGGGCGTGGCCGTTGCGTTGGTGGTGGTGCTGGTGTACCTGCTGGCACTGTTGCCCTGGCGCATGTCGCTGTTTTCCGTGGCGTTGCTGCAGGGTGTGCTGGCCGCTGCAATAGGCTGGCGCCTGGGGCTGTCGCGTTGGTGGCTGTGGATCAACCTGGCATTCCTGCCGACGCTGTTGCTGGTACAGCGCGCCGACTTGCCGGCCTGGCTGTTCCTGCTGGGCTTCGTGCTGTTGCTGCTGATCAACTGGAACAGCCTGCGTGAGCAGGTGCCGCTCTACTTGAGCGGGCGCAAGGCGCAACAACGCCTGCAACAATGCCTGAGTGAATTGGAGCAGCCGATGCGTTTCGTCGACCTTGGCTGTGGTACGGCGGGCGCCCTGTTGGGGTTGGCCCGGCAGTTTCCGCGTGGGCAGTTCGTCGGTGTGGAAACGGCGCCGCTGCTCTTCCTTCTCGCCTGGCTGCGCTGCCTGTTTCAGGAAAATTGCAGCATTCGCTATCGCAGCCTGTGGCAGGTCGATCTCGGCGAGTTCGACGTCGTGTACTGCTTCCTGTCCCCCGTGCCCATGCCTCGCCTGTGGGCCAAGGCGCAAGCGGAGATGCATGCCGGTAGCTGGCTGGTCAGCAATACCTTCGACATTCCCGGTGTGCCAGCTGATCGGCTGCTCGAGGTCAACGAGGGGCGGCAAACCTCGCTGTTTCTCTGGCGGATCAAGGACGCGCCGATATCCGCTAGAATTGGCCCCTGA
- the orn gene encoding oligoribonuclease → MQNPNNLIWIDLEMTGLEPERDVIIEMATIVTDSELSVLAEGPVIAIHQSEEALAGMDEWNTRTHGQSGLTQRVRESRIDTAAAEAQTIAFLEQWVPKGKSPICGNSIGQDRRFLYKYMPALEAYFHYRYLDVSTLKILAGMWAPEVKDSFQKTATHQALDDIRESIAELRHYREHFLKV, encoded by the coding sequence ATGCAAAATCCCAACAACCTGATCTGGATCGATCTGGAAATGACCGGCCTGGAGCCGGAGCGCGATGTGATCATCGAGATGGCCACCATCGTTACCGATAGCGAACTGAGCGTCCTAGCCGAAGGCCCGGTTATCGCCATCCACCAGAGCGAAGAGGCCCTGGCAGGCATGGACGAATGGAACACCCGTACCCATGGCCAGAGCGGTCTGACCCAGCGCGTGCGCGAGAGCCGGATCGATACGGCGGCGGCCGAAGCACAGACCATCGCCTTTCTCGAGCAGTGGGTGCCGAAGGGCAAGTCGCCGATCTGTGGCAACAGCATCGGCCAGGATCGTCGCTTCCTCTACAAGTACATGCCGGCTTTGGAGGCCTACTTCCATTACCGCTATCTGGACGTCTCGACGCTGAAAATCCTCGCCGGCATGTGGGCGCCGGAGGTCAAGGACAGCTTCCAGAAAACCGCCACGCACCAGGCGCTGGACGACATCCGTGAATCCATCGCCGAGCTGCGCCACTATCGCGAGCATTTCCTCAAGGTCTAA
- the queG gene encoding tRNA epoxyqueuosine(34) reductase QueG produces the protein MSDHPLDLDALALSIKDWGRELGFQQVGITDVELGEHEAHLKRWLAAGYQGEMDYMAAHGDKRSRPQELVPGTLRVVSLRMDYLPGDTQMAQRLSEPEQAYVSRYALGRDYHKLIRKRLQQLAERIQQQIGPFGYRAFVDSAPVLEKAIAEKAGLGWIGKNTLVLNRKAGSYFFLGELFVDLPLPIDAPHGSEHCGRCSACMDICPTAAFAGPYQLDARRCISYLTIELKGSIPVELRAPIGNRVFGCDDCQIVCPWNRFARPTEQGDFQPRHGLDNSALAELFMWTEEEFLSRTEGSPLRRAGYERWLRNLAVGLGNAPSTIPVLQALQARREHPSELVREHVQWALERHGVL, from the coding sequence ATGTCCGACCACCCCCTCGATCTCGACGCCCTGGCCCTGTCCATCAAGGACTGGGGGCGTGAGCTGGGTTTCCAGCAGGTCGGCATCACCGATGTCGAACTGGGCGAGCACGAGGCGCACCTCAAACGCTGGCTCGCAGCGGGCTATCAAGGCGAAATGGACTACATGGCCGCCCACGGTGACAAGCGCTCGCGTCCGCAGGAGCTGGTACCCGGCACGCTGCGTGTGGTGTCGCTGCGCATGGACTATCTGCCTGGCGATACGCAGATGGCCCAACGCCTGAGCGAGCCGGAACAGGCCTACGTGTCGCGCTACGCCCTGGGCCGCGACTACCACAAACTGATCCGCAAACGCCTGCAACAACTGGCCGAGCGCATTCAGCAGCAGATCGGCCCGTTCGGTTACCGCGCCTTCGTCGACAGCGCACCAGTACTGGAAAAGGCCATCGCCGAGAAGGCCGGGCTGGGCTGGATTGGCAAGAACACTCTGGTGCTCAATCGCAAGGCCGGTAGCTATTTCTTTCTCGGCGAGCTATTCGTCGATCTGCCGCTGCCGATCGATGCGCCGCATGGCAGCGAGCACTGCGGGCGTTGCAGCGCCTGCATGGACATCTGCCCCACCGCCGCTTTCGCCGGCCCTTACCAGCTGGATGCGCGGCGCTGCATCTCCTACCTGACCATCGAACTGAAAGGCTCGATCCCGGTGGAACTGCGCGCGCCCATCGGCAACCGGGTTTTCGGCTGCGACGACTGCCAGATCGTCTGCCCCTGGAATCGCTTCGCCCGCCCCACCGAGCAGGGCGACTTCCAGCCACGCCACGGCCTGGACAACAGCGCTCTGGCCGAGCTGTTCATGTGGACGGAGGAGGAGTTTCTCAGCCGCACCGAGGGCTCGCCGCTACGCCGTGCCGGCTATGAGCGCTGGCTGCGCAATCTGGCGGTCGGCCTGGGCAATGCGCCCTCGACCATCCCGGTGCTGCAAGCCCTGCAGGCGCGCCGCGAACACCCGTCGGAGCTGGTGCGCGAGCATGTGCAGTGGGCCTTGGAGCGACACGGCGTCCTTTAG
- a CDS encoding bifunctional ADP-dependent NAD(P)H-hydrate dehydratase/NAD(P)H-hydrate epimerase has product MHSLSVSLPLSLHSAEQVRALDAQLIAAGTPGFELMQRAAHAAWRALRRRWPEAGEITVLAGRGNNAGDGYLVAALAQRAGWRVRVLAVGDSAALVGDAALACAEARQAGVDILTWGECAPLAGVVVDALLGTGLTGAVREPYAQAIRILNQSGLPVLAVDIPSGLQADNGARLGVAVRADLTVTFIALKLGLFTGLGPELCGELQFDDLQGDAQLLATAPCVAQLLDPANLPRLTARSPVAHKGQFGHLLVIGGDLGMGGAALLSADSALRAGAGLVSLATRAEHVTAALVRRPEIMCTAVASANQLLALVERADVCVVGPGMGQGTWGRSLLSGVAGIDQPQVWDADALNLLATGQFAAPRHGVLTPHPGEAARLLGIDTAALQADRPAAARALAQRFGLVVVLKGAGSLIAAPDGRLALCVRGHPAMAGAGLGDVLAGLIGALLAQGMAAYDAACLGVWLHARAGEVLAVQGRGLAAGDLPGAIRQVLEELCPCVK; this is encoded by the coding sequence ATGCATTCACTTTCCGTGTCTTTACCTTTGAGCCTGCACAGCGCCGAACAGGTGCGCGCACTCGATGCGCAACTGATCGCCGCCGGCACGCCGGGTTTCGAGCTGATGCAGCGTGCCGCCCATGCTGCCTGGCGTGCCTTGCGCCGTCGCTGGCCGGAGGCGGGCGAAATCACCGTTCTGGCCGGGCGCGGCAACAATGCCGGTGATGGTTATCTGGTCGCTGCCCTGGCGCAGCGTGCTGGTTGGCGTGTGCGGGTCTTGGCCGTCGGCGATTCTGCCGCACTGGTTGGCGACGCCGCCCTGGCCTGCGCCGAGGCCCGGCAGGCAGGTGTGGATATTCTGACCTGGGGCGAGTGCGCGCCTTTGGCTGGTGTCGTGGTCGATGCCTTGCTTGGCACGGGGCTTACCGGCGCGGTGCGTGAGCCCTACGCCCAGGCGATCCGCATTCTCAACCAGAGTGGTCTGCCGGTGCTCGCGGTAGATATTCCGTCTGGTTTGCAGGCCGACAATGGTGCACGGTTGGGTGTGGCAGTACGCGCCGACCTGACCGTGACCTTCATCGCGCTCAAGCTCGGCCTTTTCACGGGCCTGGGTCCTGAATTGTGTGGCGAGCTGCAGTTCGATGACCTGCAGGGTGATGCGCAATTGCTGGCAACTGCTCCCTGCGTCGCACAATTGCTCGATCCCGCTAACCTGCCGCGGCTTACGGCCCGCTCGCCGGTGGCGCACAAGGGACAATTCGGCCACCTGTTGGTGATCGGCGGCGATCTGGGCATGGGCGGCGCTGCGCTGCTCAGTGCCGACAGCGCCCTGCGAGCCGGCGCCGGCCTGGTGTCGTTGGCGACGCGTGCCGAGCACGTCACGGCGGCCCTGGTGCGGCGGCCTGAAATCATGTGTACCGCTGTGGCCTCGGCCAATCAGTTGCTGGCGCTGGTCGAGCGCGCCGATGTCTGCGTGGTCGGGCCTGGTATGGGGCAGGGCACTTGGGGGCGTAGCCTGTTGTCTGGCGTAGCGGGGATCGACCAACCACAAGTGTGGGATGCCGACGCGCTGAATCTGCTCGCAACCGGCCAGTTCGCTGCGCCACGTCACGGCGTGCTGACGCCGCATCCAGGCGAGGCGGCGCGCTTGTTGGGCATCGATACGGCAGCGCTGCAGGCGGACCGGCCAGCGGCAGCTCGGGCTCTGGCGCAGCGTTTCGGTCTGGTCGTGGTGCTCAAGGGGGCTGGCAGTCTGATTGCCGCACCGGATGGGCGTCTGGCGTTGTGCGTTCGCGGTCACCCGGCAATGGCTGGCGCAGGCTTGGGCGATGTCCTGGCCGGGTTGATCGGTGCGCTTTTGGCGCAGGGCATGGCGGCCTATGATGCCGCCTGCCTGGGAGTGTGGTTGCACGCACGCGCTGGTGAAGTGCTGGCCGTGCAGGGGCGCGGGCTG